A genomic window from Erythrobacter sp. BLCC-B19 includes:
- a CDS encoding YbcC family protein: MNHTDIAPAHFSAVLEAAEAAGRAVPPAFPLDATVAVNPFLGQTQEDLAAAAARLARVAGVRVTRSGADYARAIAEGQISTEDLAEALAAAASPLKPRSVEALRGVAEELGHGPAPRALPTVADLAAEATGIDWPALIDKCVGLWAAGHFDRGQALWSPAPGAEAFAAWRAWALHDLTPEIAGLKGFCAHVACAPDTTERAILSAAETLGLTETSAPTALHRLAMSLGGWAQHARWLLWQAELVGDTDRTLMDLLAIRMIWDEALLVQTPQIATRWAETVAAHAAPLVPTADQVALAILQDAADRGHQRRLAAALDGAAPASEARPFLQAAFCIDVRSEVFRRALEGIDPGIATIGFAGFFGLPLAHHAHGSDILEARLPVLLNPAITTTSAGDPAKDQADRIKARTARAWGRFRQAAVSSFAFVEAMGPVYAVKLVKSALGFTPKPKAEPAPEVIGGMSAEAKADTGAAVLKAMSLTKGHGEVVLLLGHGGNVTNNPHESAYHCGACGGYTGEVSARLLAILLNDPETRAGLAERGVEVPADTLFVAGLHDTTTDAITIYEDGLPAARAADLAKVRGMLAQAAKVARAERALRIPGASGDSIPARAQNWAEIRPEWGLAGCAAFIAAPREATAGRDLGGRAFLHSYDWRADAGFGTLELIITAPVVVASWISLQYYGSSVAPEMFGGGNKLIHNVVGGIGVVEGNGGALRAGLPWQAVHDGDALQHEPLRLSVMIEAPREEMLRILDKHPSVRALFDNGWLHLFALEGGKVAGRYVPGLGFADAAPARQESLAA; this comes from the coding sequence ATGAACCATACTGACATCGCCCCGGCCCATTTCTCGGCAGTGCTCGAGGCCGCCGAAGCGGCCGGTCGCGCCGTCCCGCCTGCCTTCCCGCTTGATGCGACCGTGGCGGTCAACCCCTTCCTCGGGCAGACGCAGGAAGACCTCGCCGCCGCCGCCGCTCGCCTGGCGCGGGTCGCCGGAGTGCGCGTCACCCGCAGCGGGGCCGACTACGCCCGCGCCATCGCCGAGGGCCAGATCAGCACCGAGGATTTGGCAGAGGCTCTCGCCGCCGCCGCCTCGCCGCTCAAGCCCCGCAGCGTCGAAGCTTTGCGCGGGGTCGCGGAAGAACTCGGCCACGGCCCCGCGCCCCGCGCGCTGCCGACCGTTGCCGATCTCGCCGCCGAGGCCACCGGCATCGATTGGCCTGCCCTCATCGACAAGTGCGTCGGCCTGTGGGCCGCAGGCCATTTCGACCGGGGTCAGGCGCTGTGGAGCCCTGCCCCCGGCGCCGAGGCCTTCGCTGCCTGGCGCGCCTGGGCGCTGCACGACCTCACGCCGGAGATTGCCGGTCTCAAGGGCTTTTGCGCCCATGTGGCTTGCGCCCCTGACACCACCGAACGCGCGATCCTCTCGGCCGCCGAGACGCTTGGCCTCACTGAAACCAGCGCGCCGACCGCGCTCCACCGCCTCGCCATGAGCCTTGGTGGCTGGGCGCAGCACGCCCGCTGGCTGCTGTGGCAGGCGGAACTGGTGGGCGATACCGACCGCACGCTGATGGATCTCCTCGCGATCCGCATGATCTGGGACGAGGCGCTGCTGGTGCAGACCCCGCAGATTGCCACGCGCTGGGCCGAGACTGTGGCCGCCCATGCCGCCCCGCTTGTGCCGACGGCAGACCAAGTCGCGCTCGCGATCCTTCAGGACGCGGCCGACCGCGGCCACCAGCGCCGCCTCGCCGCCGCGCTGGACGGCGCCGCGCCGGCAAGCGAAGCCCGCCCCTTCCTGCAGGCCGCCTTCTGCATCGACGTCCGGTCGGAAGTCTTCCGCCGCGCGCTTGAAGGCATCGACCCAGGCATCGCCACCATCGGCTTCGCCGGCTTCTTCGGCCTGCCGCTCGCGCACCACGCGCATGGCTCGGACATCCTCGAAGCGCGCCTGCCGGTGCTGCTCAATCCGGCCATCACCACCACCAGCGCGGGCGATCCGGCCAAGGATCAGGCCGACCGCATCAAGGCCCGCACAGCGCGCGCCTGGGGCCGCTTCCGGCAGGCGGCGGTCTCCTCCTTCGCCTTTGTCGAGGCGATGGGGCCGGTCTATGCGGTAAAGCTGGTGAAGTCCGCGCTGGGCTTCACCCCCAAACCCAAGGCCGAACCCGCCCCTGAAGTTATCGGCGGGATGAGCGCCGAGGCCAAGGCCGACACCGGCGCGGCCGTGCTCAAGGCGATGAGCCTGACCAAGGGCCATGGCGAGGTCGTGCTGCTGCTCGGCCACGGTGGCAACGTCACCAACAACCCGCACGAAAGCGCCTATCACTGCGGTGCCTGCGGGGGCTACACTGGCGAGGTTTCCGCACGGCTGCTGGCGATCCTGCTCAACGACCCCGAAACGCGCGCAGGCCTCGCCGAACGGGGCGTCGAGGTGCCCGCCGACACGCTGTTTGTCGCAGGGCTCCACGACACCACGACCGACGCGATCACGATCTATGAGGACGGCCTGCCCGCCGCCCGCGCCGCTGATCTGGCCAAGGTGCGCGGGATGCTGGCGCAGGCCGCCAAGGTCGCCCGTGCCGAGCGCGCGCTGCGCATCCCCGGCGCGAGCGGCGACAGCATCCCGGCCCGCGCCCAGAACTGGGCCGAGATTCGCCCCGAATGGGGTCTTGCCGGATGCGCCGCCTTCATCGCCGCCCCGCGCGAGGCGACCGCTGGCCGCGATCTTGGCGGGCGCGCCTTCCTCCATTCCTACGATTGGCGCGCGGATGCAGGCTTCGGCACGCTCGAACTCATCATCACCGCGCCGGTGGTGGTGGCGAGCTGGATCTCGCTCCAGTATTACGGCTCCAGCGTTGCGCCCGAAATGTTCGGCGGCGGCAACAAGCTGATCCACAATGTCGTCGGCGGGATCGGGGTGGTCGAGGGCAATGGCGGAGCCTTGCGCGCAGGCCTGCCGTGGCAGGCGGTGCATGATGGCGATGCGCTCCAGCACGAACCGCTGCGCCTCAGCGTGATGATCGAAGCCCCGCGCGAGGAAATGCTCCGCATCCTCGACAAGCACCCCAGCGTGCGCGCGCTGTTCGACAATGGCTGGCTGCATCTCTTCGCGCTCGAAGGCGGGAAGGTTGCGGGCCGCTATGTCCCCGGCCTTGGCTTTGCCGATGCTGCGCCGGCGCGTCAGGAGAGCCTTGCTGCGTGA
- a CDS encoding MAPEG family protein, which produces MQAQILAPAAVLVVWSLVMLLWIIPARFGAVAKIADKSVLPSKPGVRGNDLEGVLPDKANWPAHNYAHLMEQPTVFYAAVMILAIMGPGAGDALAAWIYVGLRIVHSIWQATVNTIPVRFSLFILSTFALIYLGVRAVMATLLADPSALPA; this is translated from the coding sequence ATGCAAGCGCAAATTCTCGCGCCTGCCGCCGTGCTGGTGGTGTGGTCGCTCGTCATGCTGTTGTGGATCATTCCGGCGCGTTTCGGCGCGGTGGCGAAGATCGCGGACAAATCCGTGCTGCCCAGCAAGCCCGGGGTGCGCGGCAATGATCTGGAGGGCGTGCTGCCCGACAAAGCCAATTGGCCCGCGCACAATTATGCCCACCTGATGGAACAGCCGACGGTGTTCTATGCCGCGGTGATGATCCTGGCGATCATGGGCCCGGGTGCGGGCGATGCGCTGGCGGCGTGGATCTATGTGGGCCTGCGGATCGTGCATTCGATCTGGCAGGCGACCGTGAACACGATTCCCGTGCGTTTCTCGCTGTTTATTCTGTCCACCTTCGCGCTGATCTATCTTGGCGTGCGGGCGGTGATGGCAACCCTGTTGGCTGACCCCTCGGCCCTCCCCGCATAA
- a CDS encoding response regulator transcription factor, whose protein sequence is MARILIADDDELIAELASEVLIDAGHACGWVTSAAAAWQCVRRKRPDILLLDQSMPGESGLTLLRRLRLSSAHYDLPVIMFTAMSGEQDHIQAIYAGAQDFLSKPFNPEDLVTRVNRLLRARGSRPRHVDLKAAVVGEPQRPAIIPEASLRSVL, encoded by the coding sequence ATGGCCCGTATCCTGATTGCCGATGATGACGAACTGATCGCCGAACTTGCCAGCGAAGTGCTGATCGATGCGGGCCATGCCTGCGGCTGGGTGACGAGCGCGGCGGCGGCGTGGCAATGCGTCAGGCGCAAGCGGCCCGATATCCTGCTGCTCGACCAGTCGATGCCGGGCGAATCCGGCCTGACCCTGCTGCGCCGGCTGCGGCTGTCGAGCGCGCACTATGATCTGCCGGTGATCATGTTCACGGCGATGAGCGGCGAGCAGGATCATATCCAGGCGATCTACGCCGGGGCACAGGACTTTCTCAGCAAGCCCTTCAACCCCGAAGATCTCGTCACAAGGGTCAACCGCCTGTTGCGGGCGCGCGGGAGCCGGCCGCGCCATGTCGATCTCAAGGCCGCCGTCGTGGGCGAGCCGCAGCGCCCCGCCATTATCCCCGAGGCAAGCTTGCGTAGCGTTCTCTAG
- a CDS encoding tyrosine-protein phosphatase → MIRNPGETPRIGPFYVTQGIHNLRDYGGYAVVGGGRVREGLLFRSGQHMEASDSDLALVDALDIRTVIDLRGTSERTGFPCRRHPRFAAQVIAYDGETSNSPPHEGGGGQVEMTPERARERMLAVYRRMPVNPAMIWIFQQYFNALDANDGGSLVHCFAGKDRTGMAASLLLHVLGVHHDDIVAEFLLTNEAPTRAILERQSLPRMEAHYGAIDPEALHNLMGVLPEYIDTYIAQVTQDHGSLDAYLATILGVDEQRKQRLRAKLVA, encoded by the coding sequence ATGATTCGAAACCCCGGCGAAACGCCCCGCATCGGCCCGTTCTATGTGACGCAAGGCATTCATAATCTTCGCGATTATGGCGGCTATGCGGTTGTCGGCGGGGGGCGGGTGCGCGAAGGCCTGCTGTTCCGCTCGGGCCAGCACATGGAAGCGAGCGATTCCGACCTCGCGCTGGTCGACGCGCTCGACATCCGCACCGTGATCGACCTGCGCGGGACAAGCGAGCGCACCGGATTCCCGTGCAGACGCCATCCCAGATTTGCCGCACAAGTCATTGCCTATGATGGAGAAACCTCGAACTCCCCTCCGCATGAAGGCGGCGGCGGGCAGGTGGAGATGACCCCGGAGCGGGCGCGGGAGCGGATGCTTGCGGTCTATCGCAGGATGCCCGTGAACCCCGCGATGATCTGGATTTTCCAGCAATATTTCAACGCTCTGGATGCCAATGATGGCGGCAGCCTGGTGCATTGCTTCGCCGGGAAAGACCGCACCGGCATGGCCGCGAGCCTTCTGCTCCATGTGCTGGGCGTGCATCACGATGATATTGTTGCAGAATTCCTGCTGACCAATGAGGCTCCGACCCGCGCGATCCTCGAACGCCAGTCGCTCCCCCGGATGGAAGCGCATTACGGCGCGATCGACCCGGAAGCGTTGCATAATCTGATGGGTGTTTTGCCCGAATATATCGATACTTACATCGCACAGGTGACACAGGATCACGGTTCGCTCGATGCCTATCTGGCGACAATCTTAGGTGTGGACGAGCAAAGAAAACAGCGTCTCAGGGCCAAGCTGGTGGCGTGA
- a CDS encoding tRNA-binding protein yields the protein MHLAHDPADPPAETIGFDDFLKVDIRVGRIIRVDPFPEARKPAFKLTIDFGKGVGVRRSSAQVAALYTPETLEGRLVAAVVNFPPRQIGKFMSEVLTLGFPDAEGRVVLFSPDAAVPLGARLF from the coding sequence ATGCACCTCGCCCATGACCCTGCCGATCCGCCGGCCGAGACGATTGGCTTCGACGACTTTCTCAAGGTCGACATCCGCGTCGGGCGGATCATTCGGGTCGATCCCTTCCCCGAGGCGCGCAAGCCCGCCTTCAAGCTGACGATCGATTTCGGCAAGGGGGTGGGCGTAAGGCGATCCTCGGCGCAGGTGGCGGCGCTCTACACGCCCGAGACGCTGGAAGGGCGTCTGGTTGCCGCGGTGGTCAACTTTCCGCCGCGCCAGATCGGCAAGTTCATGTCAGAGGTGTTGACGCTCGGCTTTCCCGATGCCGAGGGCCGGGTGGTGTTGTTCTCTCCCGATGCCGCCGTGCCGCTGGGCGCAAGGCTGTTCTGA
- a CDS encoding proton-conducting transporter transmembrane domain-containing protein — protein sequence MPIALSLFAPLALLPVILLALARPGKRPGALPRWSEGAAFTAFALALAGLVQTARVSSPDLTLLDGIAALGLRSDLVAASMATLVGFIGWIVMRYSRTYLDGEAREGAFHGLMLTTLAAVLVFVQAATLPTMILAAIAVGLTLRKLLLFYPDRAEAQRAATKFAGVWHTGDLMLVIAAGLLAARFGTLDLAALPAAVTLQGLGLTGTLAVAAIVIAAALKTAAFPLHGWLTEVMEAPTPVSALLHAGIINSGGVLLITAAPLVQASTGAMAALVMIGGLTALFGAAVMLTQSAIKTALAWSTVSQMGFMLLQCGLGLWTLALLHIIAHSLYKAHAFLSSGNAVAEVASIRRPGPVAVPSVAAVLKSFALALAIFAAIAASFTAAFGAKSPQALALGAILIFGVAYLVAQGLADRAPAQLTKRTAAAALAAAIGYFSFQTIAQAIWGAALPQAPAPTDLEWALLVVAVASFGLVAFAQALFPLWAHHPAMAGLRVHLANGLYLNALLDRAIGGFRTAITR from the coding sequence ATGCCGATCGCCCTCTCCCTTTTTGCCCCACTGGCCTTGCTGCCGGTGATCCTGCTCGCCCTCGCCCGCCCCGGCAAGCGCCCCGGCGCCCTGCCGCGCTGGTCGGAAGGGGCCGCCTTTACCGCCTTTGCCTTGGCACTGGCGGGCCTTGTCCAGACGGCGCGTGTCTCCTCCCCAGACCTGACACTGCTGGACGGCATTGCGGCGCTCGGCCTGCGCAGCGATCTGGTAGCGGCGAGCATGGCGACCCTTGTCGGCTTCATCGGCTGGATCGTGATGCGCTACAGCCGCACCTACCTCGATGGCGAGGCGCGCGAGGGGGCGTTCCACGGGCTGATGCTGACGACGCTCGCCGCGGTGCTGGTGTTCGTGCAGGCGGCCACCCTGCCGACGATGATCCTCGCCGCCATCGCGGTGGGCCTCACCTTGCGCAAGCTGCTGCTGTTCTACCCCGATCGCGCCGAGGCGCAGCGCGCCGCGACCAAGTTTGCCGGGGTGTGGCACACCGGCGATCTGATGCTGGTGATTGCCGCCGGGCTGCTCGCCGCACGCTTCGGCACGCTTGACCTTGCCGCCCTCCCCGCCGCCGTGACCCTTCAGGGCCTGGGTCTGACGGGCACGCTCGCGGTGGCCGCCATCGTCATCGCCGCCGCGCTCAAGACCGCAGCCTTCCCGCTCCACGGCTGGCTGACTGAAGTGATGGAAGCCCCGACCCCGGTCTCCGCGCTGCTCCATGCCGGGATCATCAATTCGGGCGGCGTCCTGCTGATCACCGCCGCGCCGCTGGTGCAGGCGAGCACCGGGGCGATGGCCGCGCTGGTGATGATCGGCGGCCTCACCGCGCTGTTCGGGGCGGCCGTGATGCTCACCCAGAGCGCGATCAAGACCGCGCTCGCCTGGTCGACGGTGTCGCAGATGGGCTTCATGCTGCTGCAATGCGGTCTTGGCCTGTGGACGCTGGCGCTGCTGCACATCATCGCCCACTCGCTCTACAAGGCGCACGCTTTCCTCTCCTCGGGGAACGCCGTTGCCGAGGTCGCCTCGATCCGCCGCCCCGGCCCGGTCGCGGTGCCGAGCGTGGCGGCTGTCCTCAAGAGCTTCGCCCTTGCCCTCGCCATCTTCGCGGCCATCGCGGCCAGCTTCACCGCCGCCTTCGGAGCCAAGTCGCCGCAGGCGCTGGCGCTGGGCGCGATCCTGATCTTCGGGGTGGCCTACCTTGTTGCGCAGGGTCTGGCCGACCGCGCTCCGGCGCAGCTTACCAAGCGCACCGCCGCCGCCGCGCTCGCCGCCGCGATCGGGTACTTCAGCTTCCAGACCATCGCCCAGGCGATCTGGGGCGCCGCACTGCCGCAAGCCCCGGCCCCGACCGACCTTGAATGGGCGCTGCTCGTGGTCGCAGTGGCGAGCTTCGGTCTGGTCGCCTTTGCACAGGCCTTGTTCCCGCTCTGGGCGCACCACCCGGCGATGGCGGGCCTGCGCGTCCACCTCGCCAATGGCCTCTACCTCAACGCCCTGCTTGACCGCGCGATCGGCGGCTTCCGCACCGCGATCACCCGCTGA
- a CDS encoding MAPEG family protein, with protein MIGMEILQPVVALLAWTMVMWVWMYATRIPAMLKAGIDAKGLVGTTGASLRAQLPDNVSWKADNYNHLHEAPTIFYAVAIVLAIIGAGDGLNTTLAWAYVGLRVLHSIVQATVNKVALRFALFALSSLALMALIVHAAIAVF; from the coding sequence ATGATCGGAATGGAAATTCTTCAGCCCGTGGTGGCGCTGCTGGCGTGGACCATGGTGATGTGGGTTTGGATGTATGCGACCCGCATTCCGGCGATGCTCAAGGCGGGGATCGACGCCAAGGGGCTGGTCGGCACGACGGGCGCTTCGCTGCGCGCGCAGCTGCCCGATAATGTCAGCTGGAAAGCGGACAATTACAATCATTTGCATGAAGCTCCTACGATCTTCTATGCAGTCGCCATCGTGCTGGCGATCATTGGCGCGGGCGATGGTTTGAACACCACCCTCGCATGGGCCTATGTCGGATTGCGCGTGCTGCACTCCATCGTGCAGGCGACCGTCAACAAGGTGGCGCTGCGCTTTGCGCTGTTCGCCCTGTCGAGCCTCGCGCTGATGGCGCTGATCGTCCACGCCGCCATCGCGGTTTTCTGA
- the trxB gene encoding thioredoxin-disulfide reductase, producing the protein MATHTTKMLIIGSGPAGYSAAIYAARAMLEPIVVQGLQPGGQLTITTDVENYPGFRDVVQGPWLMEEMRAQAEHVGTRMIWDTITSVDLENGAPFRAVGDSGDEYIADCVVICTGAQAKWLGVPGEQALGGKGVSACATCDGFFYRGKRVAVIGGGNTAVEEALYLTNHSDNVTLIHRRDSLRAEKILQERLFANPKITVLWNKAVDSFEAGENGMLHHLALTDTVTGEASTLETDGAFVAIGHAPATELFKGKLPMDESGYLLTEPGTPKTAIPGVFAAGDVTDHVYRQAVTAAGMGCMAALDAERYLAARAHAVQEAEAVE; encoded by the coding sequence ATGGCGACCCATACCACCAAGATGCTCATCATCGGCTCCGGCCCGGCGGGCTATTCCGCCGCGATCTACGCTGCGCGCGCGATGCTGGAACCCATTGTTGTTCAAGGGCTTCAGCCGGGCGGACAGCTGACGATCACCACCGATGTCGAGAATTATCCCGGCTTTCGCGACGTGGTGCAGGGGCCGTGGCTGATGGAGGAGATGCGCGCCCAGGCCGAACACGTCGGCACGCGCATGATCTGGGACACGATCACCTCGGTCGATCTCGAAAACGGCGCGCCCTTCCGCGCGGTGGGTGACAGCGGGGATGAATACATCGCCGATTGCGTCGTGATCTGCACCGGCGCACAGGCCAAGTGGCTGGGCGTTCCGGGCGAGCAAGCCCTTGGCGGGAAAGGCGTTTCGGCCTGCGCGACCTGCGACGGGTTCTTCTATCGCGGCAAGCGCGTGGCGGTGATCGGCGGCGGCAATACCGCGGTGGAAGAGGCGCTCTACCTCACCAACCACTCCGACAACGTCACGCTGATCCACCGTCGTGATTCCCTGCGCGCCGAGAAGATCCTGCAGGAGCGGCTGTTCGCCAATCCCAAGATCACCGTGCTGTGGAACAAGGCGGTCGACAGCTTCGAGGCGGGCGAGAACGGGATGCTGCACCACCTCGCGCTGACCGATACGGTGACGGGCGAGGCGAGCACGCTGGAGACCGACGGGGCCTTCGTCGCCATCGGCCACGCGCCCGCGACCGAGCTGTTCAAGGGCAAGCTGCCGATGGACGAGAGCGGCTATCTGCTGACCGAGCCCGGCACGCCCAAGACCGCGATCCCGGGCGTGTTCGCCGCCGGTGACGTGACCGACCATGTCTACCGCCAGGCGGTGACCGCGGCGGGCATGGGCTGCATGGCCGCGCTCGATGCCGAACGCTACCTCGCGGCGCGCGCCCATGCGGTGCAAGAGGCCGAGGCGGTGGAGTAA
- a CDS encoding acyl-CoA dehydrogenase family protein, protein MSEWTNCARAALGAARDYAESVRGAVMAVVAPGGTIAPALLNREQHRLHGYAWIASSIAALEATLDWAVRAESAGTLGETEALVLRIGFGEYCAQIIHGLPMSANETVRPAVFGCEDEARALAAHPAVARLLAEGNTRETRARLAALLAEGARPAEALGDEALDLMRGSMRAFTAAAITPHAHQWHLADALIPDAVIAEMAALGVFGVCIAEEHGGLGLGKLAMAVVSEELSRGWICAGSLGTRSEIAGELIGENGTSEQKARWLPAIADGSCLPTAVFTEPDTGSDLAAVRTRGERQADGAWRVTGAKTWITHAARADLMTMLVRTDPATPGYGGLSMLLAAKTRGTDLVPFPDAGIDGSEIEVLGYRGMKEYALGLDGFHVAADGLLGGREGQGFKQLMRTFEGARIQTAARAIGVAWNAFDLALDYALGRKQFGEALVAFPRVADKLALMAVEIVMARELTYAAARAKDSGARCDIEAGMAKLLGARAAWVAADNAVQIHGGNGYALEYPISRVLCDARILNIFEGAAEIQAQVIARGLLAGQQTRAAAAA, encoded by the coding sequence ATGAGCGAATGGACGAATTGTGCGCGCGCGGCGCTGGGCGCTGCGCGTGATTATGCCGAAAGCGTGCGCGGGGCGGTGATGGCGGTGGTCGCACCGGGCGGGACGATCGCGCCCGCGCTGCTGAACCGCGAGCAGCACCGGCTCCACGGCTATGCCTGGATCGCCTCCAGCATCGCCGCGCTCGAAGCCACGCTCGACTGGGCGGTGCGGGCCGAAAGCGCGGGCACGCTGGGCGAAACCGAAGCGCTGGTGCTGCGGATCGGCTTTGGCGAATATTGCGCGCAGATCATCCACGGCCTGCCCATGAGCGCGAACGAAACCGTGCGCCCGGCTGTCTTCGGCTGCGAGGACGAGGCGCGCGCGCTCGCCGCTCACCCTGCCGTCGCCCGGCTGCTGGCCGAGGGCAATACGCGCGAGACCCGCGCCCGGCTGGCCGCGTTGCTGGCTGAAGGCGCACGCCCTGCCGAGGCGCTGGGGGATGAGGCGCTCGATCTGATGCGCGGTTCGATGCGCGCCTTCACCGCTGCTGCGATCACGCCCCATGCGCACCAGTGGCACCTTGCCGATGCGCTGATCCCCGATGCGGTGATCGCCGAGATGGCAGCCCTCGGCGTGTTTGGCGTGTGCATCGCCGAGGAGCACGGCGGGCTTGGCCTTGGCAAACTGGCGATGGCGGTGGTGTCCGAGGAATTGTCGCGCGGGTGGATCTGCGCCGGGTCGCTCGGCACGCGCTCGGAGATTGCGGGCGAGCTGATCGGGGAGAACGGGACGAGCGAGCAGAAGGCGAGGTGGCTCCCGGCCATCGCCGATGGCTCTTGCCTGCCGACCGCCGTGTTCACCGAGCCCGATACCGGCTCCGATCTCGCCGCGGTGCGCACGCGCGGGGAGCGGCAGGCGGATGGCGCGTGGCGCGTGACGGGGGCCAAGACCTGGATCACCCACGCGGCGCGGGCCGATCTGATGACGATGCTGGTGCGCACCGATCCGGCGACGCCCGGCTATGGCGGGCTGTCGATGCTGCTGGCGGCCAAGACGCGCGGGACGGACTTAGTGCCTTTCCCCGATGCGGGCATCGACGGGAGCGAGATCGAAGTGCTCGGCTACCGGGGCATGAAGGAATATGCGCTGGGGCTGGACGGCTTCCATGTCGCCGCCGACGGCCTCTTGGGTGGGCGCGAGGGGCAGGGGTTTAAGCAGCTGATGCGCACCTTCGAAGGCGCCCGCATCCAGACCGCCGCGCGCGCCATTGGCGTGGCGTGGAACGCCTTCGATCTCGCGCTCGACTATGCGCTGGGCCGCAAGCAGTTCGGCGAGGCGCTGGTCGCCTTTCCGCGGGTGGCCGACAAGCTCGCGCTGATGGCGGTGGAAATCGTCATGGCCCGCGAGCTGACCTATGCCGCCGCGCGCGCCAAGGATTCGGGCGCGCGCTGCGATATCGAGGCCGGGATGGCCAAGCTGCTGGGCGCACGGGCGGCGTGGGTTGCGGCCGACAATGCGGTGCAGATCCACGGCGGCAATGGCTATGCGCTCGAATACCCGATCAGCCGGGTGCTGTGCGATGCGCGGATCCTGAACATCTTCGAAGGCGCAGCCGAAATTCAGGCGCAGGTGATCGCGCGCGGGCTACTGGCCGGGCAGCAGACGCGCGCGGCGGCGGCGGCCTAG